TGCAAACTCGATGCATTCCCGATAATGTGGGACATGACGCCGGGAAAGCAGAACCTGGCAATTGTGTCCGATGGTTTTACTGAGGATTCACAGGCCGCATTCACTGAAAAATATAATGCAACGCCGGCAGGTGTATTCGTCAGGTGGAACAGCGGAGAAAAATCGGGTGATGGAATCGTAATTGCTTCTCTTCCGTCGACTTCACCTGCATATGAAGGCCCTTCGTGGGGTACAAAGGTCTATGGATCCGTTGAGAAGGTAAAATGTCTTGGCGATCTCGACAGCATCTATACCACGATCTACGAGTTCAAGGTTGACAGTGATGAGCTTTCCGAACTTAAAAATCCTGAAAACAACCCCTATGAAGTCATAGGGATGATTTAAACAACTACATTTATTTTTAAAGGTGTTAATATGGACAAAAACGATAATTTGGATAATTGGATCAAATGCTGGAAAGAATCGGCACGCAATGCCCAGATTCCTTTTGATGAAAGCAGAACGGCTGAAATGTGGAATAAGAGGTCCGATACATTCGGTATGGATCGCAAAAGCGGCCGTATGCACAAGAGAACGGAAAATATCTTTGCCATGTTGAAAGAAGCCGGATTTAATCCCGAGGGGGCAAAAGTCCTTGACATCGGGTGCGGACCCGGAACACTTGCAATTCCCCTTGCAAAGGCTGGAGCGGAAGTGACGGCGATTGACATTGCATCTGGTATGCTTGACAGGCTCAGGGCAACGGCAAAAGAGGAGAACCTTAACATTGATGCAAGGGAGCTTTCCTGGTGGACTGCGGATATTGATGACCTGGGATTCAGAAAACAGTTTGATCTCGTACTTGCGTCGATGACGCCAAGTATCAACGGTGTCGAAAGTTTTGAGAAGATGATATCCTGTTCGAAGGGTCTTTGCTATTACAGTAACTTTGTCCGGAGAGGACAGAATCCTGCACATGAGGAGATCAGAAAACTCCTTGAACCGAAGGACGGAGCAAAAAGAGCAGAGGACCGTCCCGATCATCCCCCGCACGGTCATTCGCATGGACCGGGGAACGGATTATTCTTCCCTTTCATGTACCTCTATCTTAACGGGTACTGCCCTGATGTTAAAATCGTCAATTCAGAGCATATGATGGAGAAAGGTCCTGAAGATGCAGCTGAAAGAACCATTGATATGATGAGCCGCGACAGAACCCTTGATGAAGAAACACAGGCAATTATCCGGAACTACTACAAAACTGCCTCTGAAAACGGAACCTACAGCCCAAGTTCATCTACATACACCGGTATGATGGTCTGGAAAATTTAGGCGGGCTATCAACCCTCTTTTTTAATTTTGCTCATGTAAGGAATGTCCGAGGGAATATAATTTGGTCTCTTTTATGTGTAATCATTTCATATGTCTGTACACTTTGTTATCTGTAAGTCAAATGATCACACTTTTTATTTAAACTATTTAATATTGTAAGACTATGTTCTTGAAAGGAATTTTACCTGTGATGATAATTCTGCTCTTTACAGCCGCAATTCTCGTATCAGGCTGTTCTGAAAGTACTGCATATGTTTATAGCGGCGATGAAGAATCATCCGTAACGATAACCGACAGCTACGGCCGTGAAGTTACGATACCGTCCGATATCGACAGCATCGTATGCTCATCGGGAGGTACATGCACCCGGTATATCACATATATGGAATCGTCTGATCTTTTTATTGGTATTGAAAGCGGCGAAGAGGAGAACGAAACAAACAGGCCGTATGTACTTGTGAATCCTCAGTTTGCGGATCTTCCTGTCGCCAGCACCAAGAGTGACGGGGCGAACCTCGAACAGATAATGGTCCTGGACCCGGACGTGATATTCACGGCCGGAACTACAGTGACAAATGAGTC
The window above is part of the Methanolacinia paynteri genome. Proteins encoded here:
- a CDS encoding class I SAM-dependent methyltransferase, whose product is MDKNDNLDNWIKCWKESARNAQIPFDESRTAEMWNKRSDTFGMDRKSGRMHKRTENIFAMLKEAGFNPEGAKVLDIGCGPGTLAIPLAKAGAEVTAIDIASGMLDRLRATAKEENLNIDARELSWWTADIDDLGFRKQFDLVLASMTPSINGVESFEKMISCSKGLCYYSNFVRRGQNPAHEEIRKLLEPKDGAKRAEDRPDHPPHGHSHGPGNGLFFPFMYLYLNGYCPDVKIVNSEHMMEKGPEDAAERTIDMMSRDRTLDEETQAIIRNYYKTASENGTYSPSSSTYTGMMVWKI